One window from the genome of Engraulis encrasicolus isolate BLACKSEA-1 chromosome 16, IST_EnEncr_1.0, whole genome shotgun sequence encodes:
- the LOC134464919 gene encoding ATP-binding cassette sub-family E member 1, translating into MSEKPTRIAIVNHDKCKPKKCRQECKKSCPVVRMGKLCIEVTSQSKIVWISESLCIGCGICIKKCPFGALSIVNLPSNLEKETTHRYCANSFKLHRLPIPRPGEVLGLVGTNGIGKSTALKILAGKQKPNLGKYDAPPDWQEILTYFRGSELQNYFTKILEDDLKAIVKPQYVDQIPKTVKGSVGAILSRKDDTKTEDIVCRQLDLTHLRERNVEDLSGGELQRFACAVVCIQSADIFMFDEPSSYLDVKQRLKAAITIRSLISPDRYIIVVEHDLSVLDYLSDFICCLYGVPSAYGVVTMPFSVREGINIFLDGYVPTENLRFRETSLVFKVAETANEEEIKKMCRYQYPNMKKAMGDFELAIVEGEFTDSEIMVMLGENGTGKTTFIRMLAGGLKPDDGGEVPILNVSYKPQKISPKFKGSVRALMHEKIRDAYMHPQFVTDVMKPMLIESIIDQDVQNLSGGELQRVALALCLGKPADVYLIDEPSAYLDSEQRLMAARVIKRFILHAKKTAFVVEHDFIMATYLADRVIVFDGIPSRSTVANTPQTLLAGMNKFLSLLEITFRRDPNNFRPRINKLNSIKDTEQKRSGNYFFLDD; encoded by the exons ATGTCGGAAAAACCGACTCGAATCGCAATCGTCAACCACGACAAGTGCAAGCCAAAGAAATGCAGACAAGAGTGCAAGAAAAGTTGCCCAGTTGTTCGAATGG GTAAACTATGCATAGAAGTGACCAGTCAGTCTAAAATTGTGTGGATATCGGAATCCCTCTGCATTGGATGTGGTATTTGCATCAAG AAATGTCCATTTGGGGCCTTGTCTATTGTTAACCTGCCAAGCAATCTGGAGAAAGAGACCACTCACAGATACTGTGCCAATTCCTTTAAATTGCATCG ATTGCCTATTCCCCGACCAGGTGAAGTCTTGGGACTGGTCGGCACAAATGGTATCGGGAAGTCAACTGCGCTCAAGATTCTTGCTGGGAAACAGAAACCAAACCTGGGAAAATACGAT GCACCACCAGATTGGCAAGAAATCCTTACATATTTCAGAGGATCTGAGCTTCAGAATTACTTCACCAAGATCCTGGAGGATGACCTCAAGGCTATTGTGAAGCCCCAATACGTGGACCAGATTCCGAAGACTGTCAAG GGGAGTGTTGGTGCTATTCTAAGCAGGAAGGATGACACCAAAACAGAAGACATAGTCTGTCGGCAGCTTG ATCTGACTCATCTCAGGGAACGGAATGTGGAGGATTTATCTGGAGGGGAGCTGCAGCGCTTTGCTTGTGCTGTGGTGTGCATCCAGAGTGCAGATAT ttttaTGTTCGATGAGCCTTCCAGTTATCTGGATGTGAAGCAGCGTTTAAAAGCTGCCATCACCATTCGCTCCCTCATTTCTCCGGACAG GTACATCATTGTAGTGGAGCATGACCTGAGTGTGCTAGACTACCTGTCCGACTTCATCTGCTGCCTTTATGGTGTGCCTAGTGCATATGGAGTTGTGACCATGCCTTTCAGTGTCAGGGAAG GTATCAACATCTTTTTGGATGGCTATGTTCCCACTGAGAACCTTCGCTTCCGAGAGACCTCACTGGTTTTCAAAGTTGCCGAGACTGCAAATGAGGAGGAGATTAAGAAGATGTGCCGCTACCAGTACCCCAACATGAAAAAGGCCATGGGTGACTTTGAGCTGGCCATTGTGGAAGGGGAGTTCACGGACTCTGAGATCATGGTCATGCTTGGAGAGAATG GCACCGGCAAGACCACATTTATCAGAATGCTTGCTGGAGGATTAAAGCCAGATGATGGAG GTGAGGTGCCCATCTTGAATGTCAGTTACAAACCTCAGAAGATTAGCCCCAAATTCAAA GGAAGTGTGCGCGCACTTATGCATGAGAAGATCAGGGATGCCTACATGCATCCTCAGTTTGTCACAGATGTCATGAAGCCAATGTTGATCGAGAGCATCATTGACCAGGAT GTTCAAAACCTGTCTGGAGGAGAGTTGCAGAGAGTAGCACTGGCTCTGTGTTTGGGCAAACCTGCAGACGTCTATCTGATTGATGAGCCGTCTGCATACCTGGACTCTGAGCAGCGTCTCATGGCTGCGAGAGTAATCAAAAG ATTCATCCTCCATGCCAAGAAAACGGCTTTTGTTGTGGAACACGACTTTATCATGGCCACTTATCTTGCTGACCGAGTAATCGTTTTCGATGGAATTCCATCAAGAAGCACAGTTGCAAATAC GCCGCAGACCCTTCTGGCTGGCATGAACAAGTTCCTGTCTTTGCTGGAGATCACTTTCAGGAGAGACCCCAACAACTTTCGACCAAGGATTAACAAACTTAATTCCATTAAG GATACGGAGCAGAAGAGGTCTGGAAACTACTTTTTCCTGGATGACTAG